A segment of the Pantoea sp. At-9b genome:
GCTGCACCCCAGTTCAGGCCGCCGGGAATTGCGCCGATACCTGCCGTATTGATAAACAGCTTATCCGCAGCACCGCGCGGCACCACTTTGGTATCGCCGGTGACGAGGGCGACTCCGGCTTCTCTGGCCGCCTGCGCCATGCTGGTAACCGTTCGTTCCAGCGTCGTCAGCGCCAGCCCTTCTTCGAGGATAAACCCGCAGGACAGCCAGCGCGGCTGCGCGCCACTGACCGCTATGTCGTTGACCGTGCCGCACACCGCGAGCTTGCCAATGTCGCCACCGGGAAAAAATAGCGGGTCGATAACGTAACTGTCGGTAGAAAATGCCAGCCGATCGCCGCGGCTGGTCAGATCGCTGAGCGCCAGTCGGGCCTGATCTTCCTGTTCCGCCAGCCAGGGGTTATCAAATGCCTGCAAAAACAGGCTGGAGATCAGTTGCTGCATCATCCTGCCGCCGCTGCCATGTGCCAACTCAATTGATTTCATCATTCACTTCCTGACTTCTGTAATGATACCAGGCCGCACAGGCTCCTTCTGAGGAGACCATCAGCGCCCCAAACGCATTTTCTGGATTGCAGCCGGTCCCGAACATCGGGCACTGATGCGGCTTACAACGTCCGGTGAGCACGTCGCCGCAGCGGGCGCGCGGATCGTCACAAACCCGCTGGCGCTGTGGCCGGAAATGCGCCTCGGCATCAAAGGCTTGATAAGCCTCGGTCAGAACGACCCCGGAATCCGCAATCACCCCCAGACCGCGCCACTCAGACGCACCGTTGAGGCAAAAAACCTCGCGCATGGCCTGCTGTGCCAGCGCGTTCCCCGCATCGGGTACGACGCGTTTGTATTGATTCTCAACCTGACTTTGCTGCTTAATTTTTTGCTCCACCAGCATCAGCACGCCTTGCAATAAATCCATCGGCTCAAAACCCGCCACCACCAGCGGTCGCCGGAATTGCTGGGTGATGAATTGATAGGCGTGGGTGCCAATCACCATACTGACGTGGCCGGGTGCCAGAAATGCGTCGATACCGTTATCCGGCTGCGACAGCAGACTGTGCAACGTGGGGAGCAGCGTGATGTGCTGACAAAAGAACCAGAAATTGGTGATCTGTTGCGCTTTGGCCTGTTGCAGGGTGATCGCCGTGGCAGGCATGGTGGTTTCAAAGCCCAGCCCGAAAAACACCACTTTCCGCTGTGGATGCCGCTGCGCCAGCGCCAGTGCATCCAGCGGCGAGTACACCACCCGCACATCCGCGCCCCGGGCTTTGGCCTGCATCAGCGAGCCATTTTTGCCCGGCACGCGCAGGGCATCGCCAAAGGTGCAGAAAATCACCTCCGCATGGCTGGCAATCTCAATGCAACTGTCGATGCGCCCCATCGGTAACACGCACACCGGGCAGCCCGGACCGTGGATAAACTCAATATTCTCTGGCAGCAGTTGATCGAGACCAAACTTGAAGATGGCGTGGGTATGCCCGCCGCAGACCTCCATGATCCGCAAGGGACGCTGCGCGTCATAATCCAGCAGCGGCGCGCGTTTCTTCAGGGTGTCAATTAACTGCATGACGCGCGCGGGGTCTCGGTATTCATCGACGTAACGCATCAGCCACGTTCCTCGCCATACAGCAACGCGCCCACATCAGGCTCCAGCTCGAACATGTTTTGCAGCGCGTCGAGCGTGTCCCGGGCCTCCGCTTCATCGATGATGCTCATAGCAAAGCCGACGTGCACCAGCACCCATTGCCCGACAGCAGCATCACCCACCAAGGTCAAATTGACCTCACGCTGTACACCACAGACGTCAACTTTCGCGTTTCCATCAGCCAGACGCGCCACAATCTGGCCCGGAATGCCTATGCACATCGTTCGGCCTCCAGCCAGTTGATCCACGCGTCCATCCCGGCCCCCGTAGTGGCGGACACCAACAGGATCTGGATATCCGGGTTTACCTCGCGGGCATAAGCCAGGCAGCGGTCAACATCGAATTGCAGATAGGGCAGCAGATCGATCTTGTTCAGTAACATCAGCGAGGCCGCCGCAAACATATATTTATATTTTAATGGCTTATCCTCGCCTTCTGTCACCGACAGCAGCGCCACTTTATGCCGTTCACCCAAATCAAACCCCGCCGGGCACACCAGATTGCCGACGTTCTCAATAAACAACATGCCGTGTGGTGCCAGTGGCAGACGCTGCATGGCATCCTGCACCATTTGTGCATCCAGATGGCAACCCTTGCCGGTGTTGACCTGAATGGCAGGCGTGCCCGTGGCACGGATACGCGCCGCATCGTTCACCGTTTGTTGATCGCCTTCGATCACCGCACAGGGCACCTTGCCCTGTAACCGTTGTAAGGTTTCGGTCAGCAAGGTGGTTTTACCGGAGCCCGGGCTGGATACCAGATTCAGCACCAACTGTCGGTTTGCGGCAAAGCGGGCACGATTACCCTGTGCCAGCTGGTTATTTTTATCCAGCACATCCAGTTCCAGCTCCAGCATCTTACGCTGGGTGATGCCCGGCGCATGGGCTTGCGCTACGCCGTGCCCATAATGCAGATCGCCATGCGCGTCGGTACGCGGGGAAAATTGCATCCCGGAAATTTGTTGTAACCGACGCGGAGCCGGTGCAAAGGGTGCGCTGCGAAAGGCCGAGTGCGGGTTGCGCTCATCACCTTCGATATACCGGTTGCCTTCACCGCAACCACAGGTACTACACATGATTGATCTCCTAATCGATTTCCAGCCGCTTAATCTGCACGCCATCATCCGCCACGATACGCAGTTGATTGCCGCCACAATCCGGGCAGCGCCTGACGCGCTGCGTCAGCAACGTGACATAGTGCTGGCAGTCGTGGCACCAGCACTCCGCTTCCTGCTGTTTCAGATGCAACTCACAGCCTTCCGCCAACGTGCCCCGGCACGTCAGTTCAAAACAAAACTGCATCGCGCTGACCTCCACACAGGAAAACGCCCCGACCTCAAGCCAGACACCGGTGACACGGCGTGCGCCATGTTGCCGGGCGTGACGTTCAATCAATTCGACTGCACGTTGGCAGAGGGTAATTTCGTGCATGCTGCCTCCTGGGTTAACTAAGGGCTGCTAATGCAAAGACGATGCCAGCCAGGCGTCATCTTTGATGTCAAAGATGACGAAATGACATGTCAATGACGGGGTTACAAACGCACGCGTCGCTTAATTTATGTTTGAATTCAATACGATAAAAACATGGCACGAAACGTGCCTGAGGGGGAGTATCCGTACAAAACAGAGTGATTTAATGATGGACATTAGGGAACTGAGTGAAAAAGCAACATACATCGCCGAACAGCAACAACGTCTACAGGCCCAGTGGAAGCAGTACGGTAACGCCTTAGTTCAGGGAATTACGCTGGCAAAAGCCCGGCTGCATCACACCATCGACTGCACGCCAGGCGAGGGGCTGCGCTTCTTCCTGTTTGAACACTTCGTCATTGGTATTCAGCCGGGCGCGGGCTTTAACAACCAC
Coding sequences within it:
- the hypD gene encoding hydrogenase formation protein HypD; its protein translation is MRYVDEYRDPARVMQLIDTLKKRAPLLDYDAQRPLRIMEVCGGHTHAIFKFGLDQLLPENIEFIHGPGCPVCVLPMGRIDSCIEIASHAEVIFCTFGDALRVPGKNGSLMQAKARGADVRVVYSPLDALALAQRHPQRKVVFFGLGFETTMPATAITLQQAKAQQITNFWFFCQHITLLPTLHSLLSQPDNGIDAFLAPGHVSMVIGTHAYQFITQQFRRPLVVAGFEPMDLLQGVLMLVEQKIKQQSQVENQYKRVVPDAGNALAQQAMREVFCLNGASEWRGLGVIADSGVVLTEAYQAFDAEAHFRPQRQRVCDDPRARCGDVLTGRCKPHQCPMFGTGCNPENAFGALMVSSEGACAAWYHYRSQEVNDEIN
- a CDS encoding HypC/HybG/HupF family hydrogenase formation chaperone, with the protein product MCIGIPGQIVARLADGNAKVDVCGVQREVNLTLVGDAAVGQWVLVHVGFAMSIIDEAEARDTLDALQNMFELEPDVGALLYGEERG
- the hypB gene encoding hydrogenase nickel incorporation protein HypB, yielding MCSTCGCGEGNRYIEGDERNPHSAFRSAPFAPAPRRLQQISGMQFSPRTDAHGDLHYGHGVAQAHAPGITQRKMLELELDVLDKNNQLAQGNRARFAANRQLVLNLVSSPGSGKTTLLTETLQRLQGKVPCAVIEGDQQTVNDAARIRATGTPAIQVNTGKGCHLDAQMVQDAMQRLPLAPHGMLFIENVGNLVCPAGFDLGERHKVALLSVTEGEDKPLKYKYMFAAASLMLLNKIDLLPYLQFDVDRCLAYAREVNPDIQILLVSATTGAGMDAWINWLEAERCA
- the hypA gene encoding hydrogenase maturation nickel metallochaperone HypA; this translates as MHEITLCQRAVELIERHARQHGARRVTGVWLEVGAFSCVEVSAMQFCFELTCRGTLAEGCELHLKQQEAECWCHDCQHYVTLLTQRVRRCPDCGGNQLRIVADDGVQIKRLEID